DNA sequence from the Juglans microcarpa x Juglans regia isolate MS1-56 chromosome 5S, Jm3101_v1.0, whole genome shotgun sequence genome:
AATCAaaagttaaaagtaaaaataagtgaaatcatcacttgtcccaaaagtttaagctgatgggaagagatagattttattattttatatcttaacactcctcCTCATTTGTGGGTTAGACTTCCTCTCAATGAGTAGGCCCAAAtcacatgaaaattttaagatttttgtggTAAAATTTATAGCAAGTTTAGATAGCTGGCATCTTTCGTATATAGGTAATGAGCGGTGTTACTATGTCGCCTGCAGGTATCCGCTTGCCGCCTAGTGCAAattatacttttcttttctttttttgctatttatttcaaatattttgttaaacatgtttaaatatttttagaaaagaaaaaaaatacaaatacgtacactaataatcacttcattaaccattaagaaaaattaaaaaaaaataaatatacgagTGATCAAAATGAGGGAACAAATTGAGAAGAcatagtagcattattcataaGTAATTAATTAGGTAGCTAGCTAGACTGACCAAATTATGCATGTCGGTTACACAGCTGCTGCTGATGCATCTGAACTTAAGATATCACACAACTGATGAAACAAAAGCAACTAGCTCATGAACTATATGCTTAACCTTTTTTGCTCGGCAGGCAAATTAAAGGTCCACAGTTTTACTTTTCCCTAAATTTTCCTACTTGGAAGcattcataataataaaaatatctgacTATAggattttattctatatatcatTCTAGTTTGGCACTATCCAAGGGACGGAGCTAAGCACATTTGCTGGGGGGGGGGGCCAAATTCTTTTGGGGAGCAGAAGGGAACTTTCTTTTTTGGGGAGGGGGATCAGAGGGTGCCATTGCAGAAGAGGCAGCAAAAATTCGTGACCTTTttgcctttttaatttttagtcaTCACAGCCTTGGGCCCCCTCTCGCCCCAGCCAGCCTTGGCCTCGTCCATGTATGTCATCATCCTCGATCACTTTAAATGATCATGTCCTGCTCTCCTCTTCCTTCACCAAGCTTACCTCCCCATAAGCACATCTCTTCTCTAAACACATAATACagagaaagagtgagagagaaagggCCGGCTGTCACATGCATAAAATGGCCACAAACCAACCTTCAGTTAACCTGCATGCAGATGAAGACTATATTGATATGGAACTGAGCTCTTCTTCCAACTTCTTGTGTTACTTCATCAGTTCCCCACCACAAACTAGAGAGTTTGAGTTCCAAATGACTTCAATGTCACGTGAGAGAGAATCCACAACTTCCCCAGCTGATGAGCTCTTCTACAAGGGAAAACTCCTTCCTCTTAACCTCCCTACTCGCTTACAAATGGTTCGAAAAATCCTTCAGAGCTCTAGCACAGATATTGAACCCAAAACAGAAGAAGCCTTAGAAGAAAAGTACTATAGCAGTCCTTTTATCGCTAGTACTGGCCCCAGTACTGCAGATTCTACCAATAGCAGTACTCCACTTGACTCACAGTCTTGCCGGTTTAGTAGTGAAGTAAGCCCAGATGAGTGCTTCTTAGAATGGTCTATTGAAAAAAGAGAATTCATTGGCAGTCATCCAAAGAAGTCTTGGGCCAAGAAGCTCAAGCAAATCAAGCAATTTGCACTAGGTCAAAAACTCAAGGCTTCAAGTTCATATCTCAAGACTTTGTTCAGCAAATCTGGTTGTTCAGATGCATCATCCAGTGCCAAGGCAGCATGCACTCCAGAAGCAAAAACTGCCTCAAGGGGTAAGGATTGTCTAAATAAGTTTGTGAAGGTCCCCAAGAAAAACCCATTCGGAAAACTTGATAGGGAGAAATACCAGATATCGTCCACTTGGATGAAGAGCACTGATGGAGAGATGCTAGGGAATCGAACTGTTTGCAGCCACAGGAGGTCTTTTTCTGGGGTTATTCAACTGCGTTCTGACACCAAGTCATGGTCTTCGTCTACATCTTCTTCTGGTTCTTCATCCTTTTCATTCGGTTCAAGTGGATTTAATGATTTACAGCTGCTCAAGAGGCTCAATTGCAGCATGGACTCACAGCTTGAGAGTTCAATAGATGGAGCAATCGCTCACTGTAAACAGTCTCAGCAGCTATTTAGTTCTTCAAAGGTTGTTAGTGATGTTGCTTCAAAGAATGAATTGTGTTGGGATCAAGAAAGGAGAGGACTTTGCATCATCTGATGGAAACTGGGGAAAAGCTCATGACAGAGACATTTTCTGAATGTAATATTGTGACGTTCGGATTAGATGGTTGGTTTCAATGGACTATCAGAATAGTTAAATTAACGGGTGAAAGGCTAGagtttcttattaatttaattataaagtaacTTTAATGGGAAAAATCCTTTTCTGCTGAATTCATATGTTCTAGCCCGGCCCTTTTGTACTTTCGAAAGCTACACGCGCTGTCTGTATAATTGTGCACTTCTGTAAATGACCCTCGTCCGCAAAAAGTCATGCCACTGCGTATGATTTTGCTCCAAAAAATATTCTcgtcacaaaaatattatataaaaataattttataaatgaatatagcttgatttgatatattaaattgtaaaaattattttaattataatatagatCTAATAGATCACTTAAAACACGccaatttgtgaaattatttgtataatctctttgtagctAGAGTATTTTACAGAGCACTCCTCTTTCGATCCTACAGTTCTAGTGAAAATAAAgttatcatactttttttttattggcaccaaaTCATGTTTTAGAACAAAATCCCGACTAATTTCAGAGGTGTACAGGTTCTCGGCAACGAGTTTTCAGTAAGTGCACTTTGGGTAATTTAAGGGGAAGTTTCTCCAGTATGATCACCAgttctagaaattgtttgcacttaAGAGGATTTGAACTTTAGACAaagagggagcataccaccaagaacAAGGTCTTTACAGCCACTTGAGCCAATTACCTCAAGAGATTAAAAGCTATCATACTAATTATGTGGtttgttttgatatattaaattgtaaatttcttttttagtataaggTAGATGTAATGCGGGTAGTGAATTTTACtttcgtaatttttttttgtaaatcaaagatttctattttaaatatgtttcatCGATTTTGCATTTCTTAAGTAGTCTAacacaaaacttatatattaatgaCCTCTATTCTTATAATTTGGAATGTGCGGGGCATAGCCAATCATGGTACTATGCTTCATTTGAAACACTTGATCCACACTCATAAGTTGCCTTTAATTGCTTTGCTTGAGCCAGTGGTCGCCTTTGTGAAAGCTGTTGCTATTGGTAAAAAAACTAGGTCTCCCTCAAGTGTTTTCCAATGAAGATAAAGGGGGGAAAATATGGGTTTGTactaaatttgatatttttattactgcatttcattattttgaaCAACATTTTACTTTCTTTGTAGATTGGTGTAGTTTTACCaccattttttctgttttgtatGCTAAGCgtaattattcttttttctacattattctttgtatttaagcaagaaaatgaaatactttctaTCATAACTGTGTAGACTTGAGCATTTTTGGTACTCTGTTCTCAACTATATAAGAGAGAATATGAAGTCTGAAATTTTTAGtggattgagagatgaaatTCGTTTACCAGTGAGGATGCACAATCCCATTAGTTTAAATGCAGCTTTTGGCCTTGCTAAGTTTCAAGAAGAATATATTTGGAGTTGGTCTGTTGTCTCGACTGCAAAGAGTAATGGCTATTGAGGTAGTGAGGAAGTAGGCATGAAGTTTCAGAAGTCTTTTGTTCAAGGGAAGAAAATATATTCTTCtcaaatggatgaaaagagaaggaaaatgttttgttaCTGCTGTAAGGAAAAGTGGAATCCTAGCCAAACATCTGTATAACTCCAAGATTTTATCTCTTACAAGGAGAGGAAACTATAGTTGAAGAAGGGCCACAAAATGGTAGTTGTGAACAAGAATAATTGGGAAAAGATATggtagaagaagaggaaaaccTAGAAATATCAATAAATGTTATTTCTAGTTCTCCTGGTTCTAATACTATGAGATTGATGGGAATGATTGGATCTAAGTCAGTGGTGATATTAGTAGATTCAAGAAGTACCCATAACTTTTGGGATCCCTTGGTGACTAGAATATCCAGTTTGAAAGTAGAGGAAAGGCCTAGACTGCAAGTGAAAGTGGCCAATGGTGAAAAGCTTTCGAGCTGTGGAAAATGTGAGCAGGTCAGTATTAAGATTCGAGGGAACAAGTTTCTAGTGTCTTTTCACTTGTTGACACTGGGAGGTTGTGACATGGTCTTAGGGATCCATTGGCTTAAGACATCGGGACCAATCGTATGGGACTTTCTACTAATGATAATGAAGTTTAGCAAATCAGTTTACAAGGGTTGTGTTTTGGGTAGAGTACAGTGGAAGATGGCAACCAATTCTTCAAGTTTGTATCGAGAAGGAAGTCTAGGTTCTTATTGTAATTAATTCATGAGAGTAGAAGAGAGGACTAGTCAGAATTAGTGTGAAGTGATGAAGATAATTTTGGATCAATTCTAAGATTTATTTGTAGAACCTACTAGACTGCTACCAAATAGAAGCAATGATGACcagattagtttgaaaaagggCACATCTTCCATTTCAGCGAGGCCTTACAGGTATCATCATTACCAGAAAATTGAGATAGAAAAAATAGTGCAAGATTTATTGAAATTAGAGGTAGTTATGCCCAGTCAAAgtccattttcattttatgtgtTGTTAGTGAGAAATGCTGATGGGAGTTGGAGGACGTGTGTGGACTATAGGGCCTTAAATCAGGAAACCATTTAGGACAAATTCCCCATTCCTATGATAGATGAGCTTTCGGATGAGTTGCATAGGGCATAGGTGTTTTAGAAGTTGGACTTAAGGTTTGGTTATCGCCATATTAGAGTTAGGCAGCAAGACATTTCCAAGACAACCTTCAGAACTCAtgatggccattatgagttttcaGTGATGTCATTTCGGCTCACTAATGCTCCTGCCATATTTCAGGATTtgatgaatgatatttttaaacctttttttttaagaagatttttccttgtcttttttgatgatatattagttTACAACAATAATTTTTGTAAGCATGCAAGGCAGTAGGCAATTTTTGGATGTTTTGAGACAACACCAATTGTTTTCCAAAAGATCAAAATGTCTATTTGGTGTAGCAGAAATGGACTATCTGGGTCATTTAATATCAGGAGATAGGGTGAAAGCTAATCCATCTAAGATATCAACTATATTGGAGTGGTCTATGCCAAACAATTTGAAGTCCCTTAGGGGTTTTTGGGCCTCACAGGTTACTACAAAAAGTTCATGAAGAATTATGGTATGATTGCAGCACCTTTAACAAAGCATACCAATCTGAATGcccaagcacaacatactagaataTCTAATCTAAAGATTTTCTgttattgccttaaacttgacAAGCCTTTGGGGGGAATCCCTTACATATCGCACAATGCTGCGGATTCTgataatggaatcatcaacctcttttaacccctcaacgACTATgatgttgatgatatgagcacaacatcgaataTAAATAAACTCGTGAGCCTGAATGCCATCATCTTTCACCATCGTATTCCGCTTGAACCAATCAATTGTTATGTCATTGACACTAGCATTGTCAACTAtaatacacaacacttttcaaatttttcggtcctttatacaatcatccatctttGCCTCAATGATTGCATCTTTATGATCCGCAATTTTTTTGAAAccaataattcttttattcaaaatccactcactgtcaatgtagtgtgttgtgatacacatgtagtaGATGTTCTGTATGGACGTCTATGTGTCAGTTGTAAATGGCACTccctggccagtggtaataaacatcttatTCATCTCCGTCTTCTTCTTTGCATGCATCTTCATACAATCTTGCATCACCGTACATCATAATGGAAAGGGAAATCATGGCTTAATAGTTTGTACAAACTTTCAAAAGCCTCTTTTGTCGACTGTGGTAAagggcatctcatcagtaattattaTCTCTGTAAGCATGTCTCTCAagatcttctcactgtattagGGATAACCAATTTCTTAGCCTTTGTACCATCAGTGGCCGTAAAAGTTTTGTAACTGAGTTTGGTTTGATTAGTGGCCACCAATCCCTTTGCGATATTATATCattggcaaccatttagatgtgctagtAACACATTGGCGCCTTACTTCTTCGAATGGCAACCACAAAGTTGCCTACAGTGGTGACATCTTGCTTGTGGGTTCGCACgatcaccaggaattttggtgaaatgctcccatgtccaagACCATTTTTTAGAAGGCCGTGGTGGTTGATcatgctcaatgggcatctcctcctcttcgttgaataTATCTTCATTCTCTATATCTACtaggagtcgactactcgcacaacaTGTAGCTACTCTAGATCTAGATGTAGCTTTCCTAGAtatggctctaggggtggaagtacccaccgttGTAGGAGCAATAGCACTGGTATCCGCCACATCTCCTTGTGGACGATCGTCTCCACTAGGtgtaggatccatatcacaatcaaagaagctgaaaaaataaattagaagcaaaaaattagtttaaaaaataacttggCTATATTAAAAGGCATCAACTTATTtaagatgaagaaaaataaattagaagctaAACATAAACAAACATACATGAAAAGAGACATCAATTCATTAAAATGCATCAACTCATTTAAGATGGAGTGTCTTGTGTCCACCACGGTACTGATAAGCAAAGATAATAAGGTGACCAAGAAAAGCATTAAGGGTTGGGTTAACTAATTTGGACAGTTTGGAAGGGACCAAGAGAAGCACGCATGGCCTTGACTTTTCAGGTCAAATTAGGCCAAAATAAAATGACGGAGAACATGATGCAGCATTTCAATTTTCCACTACCAAAGTTCAAACAATTTAATGTTGAATTTTTCATAAACCATTCTGACCTCtcatggttttttgttttttcccttattttttttttaaccatccTGCCTAATGACGTTGGCATACTCTAAAAATGTATGAATCGTTTTTCAAATCAATAAGGCAGCATCTTATATTACCTTATATGCTTTTTATCCTTTTTCAAGAGATCAAATAGATCATAGAATAACAGGAGCTAGCCAGGAGGTGCTTTTTCGggaaaaatttatttgtttgatattaaaataatatttcttatatagaaatatgagaaatactATATCAATCGAAGTAATTTAAAGATcaaatcaatatatttatatactgaCTTATATACAGCCATGAAGAAAGAGTAGGTAGCTACTCTTTTTggatatttgtttattataaagaaattaaaaagtactgaattttaattatattagtttattagtTTACTATTCTACAATTTATATTACTAACTTTGTTCTGTTGGTCATGTGGTCTTGATTTTTGAAGTAGTAGcatctcttacacattttatcaaaccaTTGAATGTATACTGGTTTGCATAGTCCAACGCATCAACCATATTCAATTCTAtcacatttccttactacaacACAACTTCACAAAAATACAACAATTAGACCCAAGACAACTAATTCTAGGCAACCCAAcaacatggaaaaaaagaaaacataaaattaaattttcttgatttaggGCTCAGAGTTGAACTACTTACCAGAGGTTGAAGCTGAACGGAGGCTGGCTTGAGAAGTGAAGGGGAATGAAGTCAACGCACTACGGAGGCGCAAAGAGGCAACGGTGGCAATAGAGAGGGAATGGAGGCGGTGAGTCACAGAGGAGATCCGAGAGGTTTAGACTTCAGAGAAGAAGGAAGACGGAAGAAGGGAAGGGGGTCCTGCGTTTTGGACCCCGTGTGATGAAACGACCACATTTATGTGGAACGGcgttgtttaatttttttgttttaaatctaGATGtaaaacgacatcattttacatttgattttaaaaaaaaaatcagagtcGGAGTTCGAAGTTTGGAGCTCCaaactctgactctgactccgTCTACTTATTCGGAGCTGTTCCAATTCTGACTCCGATTTCCGACCACTTCGACTCCTTCGAAGTAGGAATCAGAGCAAAAGTCGGACCGAGTCGGAATTTTTGGAGGTTTGCACAGCCCCGCATTTAAGGGAGAGTTTCACGTGGAGGAaacaaacagaacaaaaaaaagaaaaaaagaaaagaaagaaaaagaaaagaaaagaaagaaaagctatACATTTACAAAAGAATCTCATAGAAGTAAACCCACAACTGACatagttttatatgatatattagatctatatatgttttaataaaaataactttacaatctaacataccacatcaagCTAGTTaagtcaatttgtgagtttatctTTGTAAGCTATTTTTATGGTTAAAACATTTCTTAAAAAGGTagtgaataaaagaaaagtattcGATCAGCGCATGACTTATAAGTAACTATTGTTATGAAacatatacataaaaactatggtgtatatatgcatatgcataatTTATAAGCAGTAATACAAGCTGGGTGCGTAGCTGACTTGTGGTCTAGAGGCAAACTTTGCCACAAATTAAGCATTGAAGTGAACAAATCCATTCTTTCATGAGTTAATGTGGTAATTGGCCCTTAGTCCAAAAGGTACCTAGCTACGTTGTGgttttacttaatatttatcAAAGTATCATTGTTCTCATAACGTCTTTGGAATTAAGATTGGGGCGCAGGTACTCCACATAGCCCACACTCATTCGTGTGAAAACCAATAATATTGATGTTTTTCCATGTCATACCCACAAGGATACGAAGACAAAATCAAACGTACAACACTCAAAATCTTACAAAAAACTTTTAGCTTTTTGTCTATTGATTTTGACTTAACATAATTTGAGCTGAGCTAACATGTCTGCTAGATTTTTTACACAGGTTTTAGGATAAATCAGTACTACCAAACCAactatatgtctatatattaagatattgCTGCAGGAAATATCAGTAGAACGTCAGTACCCATGCAGGGACAATATGTTACAAGcaactcatgatcatgatcttttCCCACCGcctgagtttttctttttaaattgaacttatttttaaaagtccTGCTATAACTATTGAAAAAGTGACTCGAATAATTTTAccgaatataatattttattttttttaatatatttttttaatcatcataaacacttttaaaaaaaataaaaaagttacaacatattaaaaaatattttcttaatcattaaaaataaaaataaaaacaaactcattcGAGACATTTTTTAGACTCCGAAAGCATTtctgtatttttaattttaattgctCACTATTTGTTTTTCTTAGTTCATATCTTATTTTGTAGTTTTGAATTTCTAGGTCTTCTTGctatttttagtttattttaattttatgataaataTCTTTAATACTtctgttgttgttttttttttttttttctaattttagtttatttttcaagCTCGCATGAAGAATATTGTAATATTcttacatactatatataaattgctTGGATAAATGTGATGAgcgatcatatatatatatataaggcaaGTCTACTCTACTGCCTAGCGTTTACTGCTGAGCGTAACTGCAGcccagacttttttttttttttttttgcttttttttcatatttttttaatacatttaaatattttttaaaaataaaaatatatatatacaaatatatttaaaatcatttttttaattattaaattataaaaataaataaataaataaataaatttaactaacgGTCAACTAGAACAATCATTGGATAAAGAAGTTTTTTCcaaatatatctatatctatatatatatatatgtcggcAAACAAGTGGAGCATGTGAGTATTGTCAGTGGAGATGTAGAACTCAGGAGGCATCAATATCTTCTGCAAGCAACTTGTCATCAAACCTGTCTCTGATCCATACGATTAAGATAAacttcaatattattaatttgttcaaagaaaaacaaaaaaaaaaaaaacaacgaaTTATTTGAATCTCTCTGTGTGTGAAGTTGTAGACTGATCTCTTCACTACCtactttatatacatatatatatatatatattatataatttcttctGTAGTACTTCATCTCTGAATGCAGGTCTATGATAGACCGAAGACAGGAGGGAGGAAAGACGACGAGCTCCACTTTTGATCCAAAATAGACACAAGAAAGGAAAAGGGACGGTCGACGTCTCAAGAATGCTTTCAAGTTTCACTGTttc
Encoded proteins:
- the LOC121266948 gene encoding probable membrane-associated kinase regulator 4 — protein: MHKMATNQPSVNLHADEDYIDMELSSSSNFLCYFISSPPQTREFEFQMTSMSRERESTTSPADELFYKGKLLPLNLPTRLQMVRKILQSSSTDIEPKTEEALEEKYYSSPFIASTGPSTADSTNSSTPLDSQSCRFSSEVSPDECFLEWSIEKREFIGSHPKKSWAKKLKQIKQFALGQKLKASSSYLKTLFSKSGCSDASSSAKAACTPEAKTASRGKDCLNKFVKVPKKNPFGKLDREKYQISSTWMKSTDGEMLGNRTVCSHRRSFSGVIQLRSDTKSWSSSTSSSGSSSFSFGSSGFNDLQLLKRLNCSMDSQLESSIDGAIAHCKQSQQLFSSSKVVSDVASKNELCWDQERRGLCII